A single region of the Vicia villosa cultivar HV-30 ecotype Madison, WI linkage group LG4, Vvil1.0, whole genome shotgun sequence genome encodes:
- the LOC131596787 gene encoding uncharacterized protein LOC131596787, with amino-acid sequence MRKAKDLGDFRCFKVGDNEEVDLLQFADDTIIISEGDTANLWSMKAILRGFELMSGLRINFSKSNIYGINVGDWFLEAASSFLSCKVSSLPFKYLGIKVGGNPRTPTKVLQEIRTIQSKFLWSGGEDRKSIHWVCWDTVCKSKEEGGLGIKNVEIMNVALISKWKWRILNENEAVWSGIIRARYGKVKLKILVGDMAVVGKKDSIWWRDLMVSDNYERLLVNHFSRAINCSVGNGEDIPFWYACWIDKQPLLEVFPDLFQVTADHLLAVADLGQFGEDGWQWNLRPLLPETAAAWLPAASTPLLPAASTSSATGLLNSASNGELQDTIVYMDVEQMGTIHVR; translated from the exons ATGAGAAAGGCTAAAGATTTGGGGGATTTTAGGTGCTTTAAAGTGGGTGATAATGAGGAGGTGGATTTActtcaattcgcggatgacacaATTATTATATCGGAAGGAGATACGGCTAATTTGTGGAGTATGAAAGCAATTCTTAGAGGTTTTGAACTTATGTCGGGTTTACGTATTAATTTCTCTAAAAGTAACATCTATGGTATCAATGTTGGTGATTGGTTTCTTGAAGCGGCATCTAGCTTTCTTTCGTGTAAAGTGAGTAGTCTTCCGTTCAAGTATTTGGGAATTAAAGTGGGTGGTAATCCTAGAA CTCCGACGAAGGTGCTTCAAGAGATTCGGACTATCCAAAGCAAATTTCTTTGGAGTGGTGGTGAAGATAGAAAGTCTATTCATTGGGTGTGTTGGGACACGGTTTGCAAATCAAAGGAGGAAGGTGGCTTAGGAATAAAGAATGTGGAAATTATGAATGTGGCTCTTATAAGcaagtggaagtggagaattttaaATGAGAACGAAGCGGTTTGGAGTGGCATCATTAGAGCTAGATATGGCAAGGTGAAATTAAAGATTCTAGTAGGAGATATGGCGGTAGTGGGCAAGAAGGATTCTATATGGTGGAGAGATTTAATGGTATCGGATAATTATGAGAGACTTTTAGTCAATCATTTTTCGCGGGCTATTAACTGTAGTGTTGGTAATGGTGAAGATATTCCGTTTTGGTATGCTTGTTGGATTGACAAACAACCTTTATTGGAAGTCTTTCCGGATTTATTTCAGGTGACAGCGGATCATCTTCTAGCGGTAGCTGATTTGGGGCAATTTGGAGAAGATGGATGGCAATGGAATTTGCGGCCCTTGCTGCCAGAAACTGCAGCAGCATGGCTGCCAGCGGCCAGCACACCTTTGCTGCCAGCGGCCAGCACTAGCTCTGCTACTGGGCTGCTGAATTCGGCCAGCAATG gTGAATTGCAAGATACTATTGTTTACATGGATGTAGAGCAAATGGGAACTATACATGTGAGATAA